From the genome of Prevotella herbatica, one region includes:
- a CDS encoding KAP family P-loop NTPase fold protein — MISKLGDVPIDPEHPFDGCKLDRKKYAEILTQIVSQYDSCVLAINSEWGTGKTTFIKMWQQHLINNGFNALYFNVWENDFISDPLIGFIGEFKELSKQYNLDTELSKVTNAASKIVLSMLPALVEAIAKQYIGDNAVNIIKGCAQGVTDVLSKEFQDYENQKNSIKEFREALQNFISQCKSDKPLIFFVDELDRCNPAYAVKVLERIKHLFSIPNIVFVLSIDKKQLCNAVKGYYGSESLDAENYLKRFIDIEYNLPEPSYEDFCNYLYDRFEIKTRMKYLGYGKSLNDFAITLFQYNKLSLRQMEKIYSHANLAVSCDKKQKCDPMLFLFFVFLKVCHNEIYTSFEEKIYKEPQDIVDVLEPFLPEDSEESEILSKVLGKTICIFFSHTKPFSVENLKEKAESLSIHKNTAHTISVEIDFFYYSFHGNFTFDKLTEIIDLLINFN; from the coding sequence ATGATAAGTAAATTAGGAGATGTACCTATAGACCCAGAACACCCATTTGATGGATGCAAATTAGATAGGAAAAAGTATGCTGAAATATTAACGCAGATAGTATCACAATATGATAGCTGTGTTTTAGCTATAAACAGTGAATGGGGTACTGGTAAAACTACATTTATCAAAATGTGGCAGCAACATCTTATCAACAACGGTTTTAATGCTCTGTATTTTAATGTCTGGGAAAATGACTTTATTAGTGACCCATTAATTGGATTCATTGGTGAATTTAAAGAACTGAGCAAACAATACAATTTGGATACAGAGTTAAGCAAAGTTACTAATGCTGCAAGTAAAATAGTTCTATCAATGTTACCAGCATTAGTTGAAGCAATAGCAAAACAATATATTGGTGATAATGCTGTCAATATTATTAAAGGATGTGCCCAAGGAGTTACAGATGTATTAAGTAAAGAATTCCAAGATTATGAAAACCAAAAGAATTCTATCAAAGAATTTCGTGAAGCTCTTCAAAACTTTATTAGTCAATGCAAATCTGACAAGCCTCTAATATTTTTTGTTGATGAATTGGACAGATGCAATCCTGCTTATGCAGTAAAAGTTTTAGAAAGAATAAAACATCTTTTTTCTATTCCAAATATTGTCTTTGTTTTATCAATAGACAAAAAGCAACTATGTAATGCTGTAAAAGGATATTATGGTAGTGAGTCATTAGATGCAGAGAATTATCTTAAACGATTCATAGATATAGAATATAATCTACCAGAACCAAGTTATGAGGATTTCTGTAATTACTTATATGATAGATTTGAGATTAAAACACGCATGAAATATCTCGGATATGGAAAAAGTCTTAATGATTTTGCAATAACTCTATTCCAATATAACAAACTGAGTTTGAGACAAATGGAAAAGATTTATTCTCATGCAAACTTAGCTGTGAGTTGTGATAAAAAGCAAAAATGTGATCCTATGCTTTTCCTCTTTTTTGTATTTTTAAAAGTCTGCCATAATGAAATCTACACCTCTTTTGAGGAGAAAATATACAAAGAGCCCCAAGATATTGTAGATGTATTAGAACCATTTCTGCCTGAAGATTCTGAGGAATCAGAAATATTATCAAAGGTTTTAGGAAAAACTATATGCATATTTTTTTCTCACACTAAACCATTTTCGGTGGAAAATCTTAAGGAAAAAGCTGAATCACTTTCTATTCATAAAAATACAGCTCATACAATAAGCGTAGAAATTGATTTTTTTTATTATTCATTTCATGGTAACTTCACATTTGACAAATTAACCGAAATAATAGATTTATTGATTAATTTTAATTGA
- a CDS encoding AbiH family protein yields MNRIILVGNGFDLAHKLPTKYEDFINWYSQERFRSIAYSDSKISSDMLCSLSLKNKHQFNNLNKTNIPQTNKEMITYNSWHHFFNSTYGEYSGLLDMIADKNNSYDVEFTPLFANIINSIETKGWVDIENEYYNFLRSFLDKPEYKDPKELNDELDFIRAKLTEYLTLVQDKYINENILNKNISKIIFEPINKNDLSIETIKYLKRNHKNGHYTFDKDRNKSKFNLEPEIAPTYICILDFNYTKTADLYLPNSKYFQINHIHGDLEQPENVIFGYGDELDRDYKELSRLNDNEYLRNSKSIKYLESSNYHDVLSFIEFDKFQIYIMGHSCGNSDRTLMNTLFEHENCASIKPFYYQSKDGEDNYLDIVQNISRNFTDMKLMRDRVVNKELCEPLPQNDSTKKQEI; encoded by the coding sequence ATGAATAGAATTATTCTCGTTGGTAATGGCTTCGACTTAGCTCACAAACTTCCCACAAAGTACGAAGACTTTATAAATTGGTATTCTCAGGAAAGATTCAGATCTATTGCATACAGCGATTCTAAGATATCAAGCGATATGTTGTGTTCTTTATCTCTAAAAAACAAGCATCAATTTAATAATCTGAACAAAACTAATATTCCACAAACAAATAAAGAAATGATTACATATAATTCATGGCATCATTTTTTTAACAGCACTTATGGTGAATATAGTGGGCTTCTTGATATGATCGCAGATAAAAATAATAGCTATGATGTGGAATTTACACCCCTATTTGCTAATATCATTAACTCAATTGAAACTAAAGGATGGGTAGATATTGAAAATGAGTATTACAACTTTTTGCGTTCATTTTTAGATAAACCAGAATATAAAGATCCAAAAGAACTTAACGACGAGCTGGACTTTATAAGAGCTAAACTAACAGAATATCTAACACTAGTCCAAGATAAATATATAAATGAGAATATATTAAATAAAAATATAAGCAAAATAATATTTGAGCCCATAAATAAAAATGATCTATCAATTGAAACAATAAAATATTTAAAAAGGAATCATAAAAATGGGCACTATACTTTTGATAAAGATAGAAACAAATCCAAATTTAACCTCGAACCAGAAATAGCACCTACTTATATATGTATTCTTGATTTCAACTATACTAAAACTGCCGATTTATATTTACCTAATAGTAAATATTTTCAAATAAATCATATTCATGGAGACTTAGAGCAACCAGAGAATGTGATATTTGGTTATGGGGATGAACTGGATAGAGATTACAAAGAATTATCGAGACTTAACGATAATGAATATCTACGCAATAGTAAATCTATAAAATATCTAGAATCAAGTAACTATCATGACGTCCTTTCTTTTATTGAGTTCGACAAATTCCAAATATACATTATGGGGCATTCGTGTGGTAACTCAGACAGGACTTTAATGAACACGCTATTCGAACATGAAAACTGTGCTTCTATCAAACCGTTTTACTACCAGAGTAAAGACGGCGAAGATAATTATTTAGATATCGTTCAGAACATCAGCCGCAACTTCACGGATATGAAACTAATGAGAGACAGAGTTGTCAACAAAGAATTATGTGAGCCACTTCCTCAAAATGACTCCACAAAAAAGCAAGAGATATAA
- a CDS encoding FRG domain-containing protein, whose amino-acid sequence MGENNVKEIKCSSVEDFIHKISYNGELYGLRSNKYIYRGESSDEYKLIPSALREQNHEDLVNLVKTYFPTFKYKNDNSESFQMVAEYISLHLFYMYCDYRGLHIPNTNDFRHKLIGKVNIDDILYNKSTWLPSEYIEIAGLAQHYGVYTRLLDWSRNINVALYFAVSGLMNFDESEKPENIVLWVLNTTVLNTVEKDHDGIILSIPEYAGNPNLCAQKGVFSLYSIKSYYKTDHAEFFDNNDKIVKPLDEIIKEEINSGNEEPILYKILIPTPQNYELYNYLCNEGYDASLIFPGFEGTSKTLKENLYWSNQKQKNKQ is encoded by the coding sequence ATGGGAGAAAACAATGTAAAAGAAATCAAATGCTCAAGTGTAGAGGATTTTATCCACAAGATATCATATAACGGAGAGCTATATGGACTTCGTAGTAATAAGTATATTTATCGAGGAGAATCTTCAGATGAATATAAACTTATTCCTAGTGCTTTACGTGAGCAAAACCACGAAGACCTTGTTAACTTAGTTAAGACATATTTTCCTACTTTTAAGTATAAAAATGATAATTCAGAGTCTTTTCAAATGGTTGCAGAATATATCAGTCTACATCTTTTTTACATGTATTGTGATTACAGGGGCTTGCATATTCCAAACACAAATGACTTTAGGCATAAACTTATTGGCAAAGTAAATATTGATGATATTTTATACAATAAGTCAACATGGCTCCCTTCTGAATATATAGAGATAGCAGGATTAGCACAACACTATGGAGTTTACACTCGTCTTTTAGACTGGTCTAGAAATATAAATGTGGCTTTATACTTTGCAGTTTCAGGGTTAATGAACTTTGATGAATCAGAAAAGCCAGAAAATATAGTACTTTGGGTGTTGAATACAACTGTCTTAAATACTGTAGAAAAAGATCACGATGGAATTATCTTATCCATCCCAGAATATGCTGGCAATCCAAACCTTTGTGCCCAAAAAGGTGTATTCTCACTATATTCTATTAAGAGTTACTATAAAACTGATCATGCAGAATTTTTTGATAATAATGATAAAATAGTAAAACCTTTAGATGAAATTATAAAGGAAGAAATAAATAGCGGTAATGAAGAACCTATATTATATAAAATATTGATTCCTACTCCACAAAATTATGAATTATATAATTACTTATGTAATGAAGGTTACGATGCATCATTAATATTTCCAGGATTTGAAGGAACATCAAAAACACTTAAAGAAAACCTTTATTGGAGCAATCAAAAACAAAAGAACAAACAATGA
- a CDS encoding KAP family P-loop NTPase fold protein codes for MNNTTSDNTQEQPSMIADIKKKLSDAKTKLSSIKKAISDAKIKSLIVTSIKKILSDFNTKLILIFVSLFVLCNAFIMGVIDDYIANGILSGFDDNIAERILFIFVVIVLIYYTVIDIRNNKKVSNSRFGWAFTFLLFWAYYRLLSDEWTYVKFWNLKYLSYIDIVPLYSLLIIIKTACYKRVPRIIDESKGFETDLPIKEEESDSLIKRDKFAEELAIKIKNTPIEERAFSVGVESPWGEGKTSFLYLLCNHFDEKNTIIIKFNPWKYEKERNLVDAFFLELRENLKKYDSSLSTNLTEYARILSDSNHDIIKFGAKFIECFSSQSVVTKREVINSAIKGIGKLILVIIDDLDRLDKDEIMSVLQLIRNSADFPNMVFVSAYDREYLIKTLNDKVYKSNKYIEKIFQYQFKLPEYEKSKLKEILLNEGLKNIKLEDKEEFKSTINAPWFGLKFDYIKSIRDVYRFLNAFNLVYQRLHGEIVIKDLMNVELLRMKYNYVYELLAKAHFKYLVKDGNYLKLWKKSQTNSSSDNEDILEIIKNKYTDDEDIKNIESMLRVLFNLQTYQTKTINNPSYIDRYFYYSLLDSDISEDEFEKVMNKPYQEIKQYINVWLNDKKGYNLSDLLGNAKISNIEIYKKVISSIFYVGYKIGDIFLKVNFVYSVILKSPLTPEENKAFIYEVFFENGASEFVAKFIKDLFIELPVTSKLNFTAEECHKISEKTLQLACDCNMTFDKVLKFLDYTSYLGKVINHDGTYHYDEFRNERADEIFISYVKSNYTTVFPSLINKNSNNYAYLSSPVVDDIWKSKDAFKSFIDELMESNKDDEMLKEFSEFMNKYFAQEKIGPVQFDFKYIHFDS; via the coding sequence AATATTTGTATCATTGTTTGTCCTTTGTAATGCCTTTATAATGGGGGTAATCGATGACTATATTGCTAATGGAATATTATCAGGGTTTGATGATAATATAGCAGAACGAATATTATTTATATTTGTTGTTATAGTACTAATCTACTACACTGTAATCGATATACGCAATAATAAGAAAGTATCCAATTCAAGATTTGGATGGGCTTTTACTTTCTTACTCTTCTGGGCTTATTATAGACTCCTTTCTGACGAATGGACTTATGTGAAATTTTGGAATTTAAAATATTTATCTTATATCGACATAGTTCCTTTATATTCTTTATTGATAATAATCAAAACGGCTTGTTACAAAAGAGTTCCTAGAATAATAGATGAGTCAAAAGGATTTGAAACAGATTTACCAATTAAAGAAGAGGAGAGTGATTCTTTAATCAAAAGAGACAAATTCGCAGAAGAACTTGCAATAAAGATAAAAAATACACCAATTGAAGAGAGGGCATTCTCTGTTGGTGTTGAATCACCTTGGGGAGAAGGGAAAACCTCATTTCTCTATTTATTATGTAACCATTTTGATGAGAAAAATACTATTATTATAAAGTTTAATCCTTGGAAGTATGAAAAAGAACGTAATCTTGTCGATGCTTTCTTTTTAGAGCTTCGTGAAAATCTAAAGAAATATGACTCGTCTTTATCAACAAACTTAACAGAATATGCACGCATCCTCTCTGATAGTAATCATGATATTATAAAGTTCGGCGCAAAATTTATAGAATGCTTTTCCTCTCAAAGTGTTGTTACTAAACGCGAAGTCATTAATTCTGCTATAAAAGGAATTGGCAAATTAATTCTTGTTATTATAGATGATTTAGATCGATTAGATAAGGATGAGATAATGTCAGTATTACAGTTGATAAGAAATAGTGCTGATTTCCCTAATATGGTGTTTGTTTCGGCTTATGATAGAGAGTATTTGATAAAAACTTTAAATGATAAAGTGTATAAAAGTAATAAATATATAGAAAAAATATTTCAATATCAATTTAAACTTCCTGAATATGAAAAATCTAAGTTGAAAGAAATATTATTAAATGAGGGGCTGAAAAACATTAAACTTGAGGATAAAGAAGAATTTAAAAGCACTATAAACGCTCCCTGGTTTGGACTTAAGTTTGATTATATAAAAAGTATAAGAGACGTATATCGTTTCTTAAATGCTTTCAATCTCGTTTATCAAAGATTGCATGGTGAGATTGTTATCAAAGATTTGATGAATGTTGAATTACTTAGGATGAAATATAACTATGTATATGAGTTGTTAGCAAAAGCGCATTTTAAGTATCTAGTTAAGGATGGTAACTATTTAAAATTATGGAAGAAGAGTCAAACAAATTCATCTTCAGATAATGAAGATATACTTGAAATAATAAAAAACAAATATACCGATGACGAAGATATTAAGAATATAGAAAGTATGCTACGAGTGTTGTTTAACCTACAAACTTATCAAACAAAAACAATCAATAATCCTTCATATATAGATCGTTATTTTTATTATTCTTTGTTGGATTCTGATATTTCTGAAGATGAATTTGAAAAAGTGATGAACAAGCCTTACCAAGAGATTAAACAATATATTAATGTTTGGCTTAATGATAAAAAAGGTTATAATTTATCTGATCTCTTAGGCAATGCTAAAATTAGTAATATAGAAATATATAAAAAAGTAATCAGTAGTATTTTTTATGTAGGATATAAAATAGGGGACATTTTTCTAAAAGTTAATTTTGTTTATTCTGTAATTCTTAAGTCACCTTTAACACCAGAAGAGAATAAAGCCTTCATTTATGAAGTCTTCTTTGAAAATGGTGCTTCTGAGTTTGTTGCTAAATTTATAAAAGATTTGTTTATTGAATTACCTGTAACATCCAAGTTAAATTTCACAGCAGAAGAATGTCATAAGATAAGTGAGAAAACGCTTCAATTGGCATGTGACTGTAATATGACATTTGATAAAGTATTGAAATTTCTAGATTACACATCCTATTTAGGAAAGGTTATTAATCATGACGGAACATACCACTATGATGAATTTCGAAATGAAAGAGCAGATGAAATATTTATAAGTTATGTGAAATCAAATTATACTACAGTTTTTCCTTCATTAATAAATAAAAATTCTAATAATTATGCATATCTATCTAGTCCCGTAGTGGATGATATATGGAAAAGTAAAGATGCCTTTAAAAGTTTTATTGATGAGCTAATGGAATCAAATAAAGATGATGAAATGTTGAAAGAATTTAGTGAGTTTATGAATAAGTATTTCGCCCAAGAAAAAATAGGTCCAGTACAATTTGACTTTAAATATATACATTTTGATTCATAA